One genomic segment of Candidatus Bathyarchaeota archaeon includes these proteins:
- a CDS encoding HIT family protein, protein MKTDQSCIFCKIVKSEIPSSKVYETDTVLVFMDIRPLSAGHTLVIPKEHCVDLFDIPNKLLCDVYNATKMVAAAVKETTNADGISIIQQNGKAAGQDIFHLHVHIVPRHDGQKLPPFSDLQMAPREQLEELANKIRQNLYSRFFNNTFPLTLIGEVMKAAHVIRDMQNAHKNAEQAFNTGNYQGCIDNYNKALKLSQLLPDKEGFDKRRFEASIHAGLSGALGRLGKHMESFAAANMALVFYEVCGENYPADTGRWLMAQVNQGTALASLGCLPAALEALLKAKQIFSDKGLDATQNKGWLEMVDGNIVAINAQLKK, encoded by the coding sequence ATGAAAACTGACCAATCCTGCATATTTTGCAAAATTGTGAAAAGCGAAATCCCGTCCAGCAAAGTCTACGAAACCGACACCGTTCTGGTCTTCATGGATATCAGGCCCTTAAGCGCTGGACACACACTGGTCATCCCCAAAGAGCACTGCGTTGACCTCTTTGACATCCCAAACAAGCTCCTATGCGACGTGTACAATGCAACAAAAATGGTTGCCGCCGCCGTCAAAGAAACCACAAACGCCGACGGAATCAGTATCATTCAGCAGAACGGTAAAGCCGCAGGACAAGACATCTTCCACCTCCACGTCCACATTGTTCCTCGACATGATGGACAGAAACTGCCGCCGTTTAGCGATTTGCAGATGGCACCGCGTGAACAGCTTGAGGAATTGGCTAATAAAATCCGCCAAAACCTGTACTCGCGCTTTTTCAATAATACTTTTCCTTTGACCTTGATTGGTGAAGTTATGAAAGCAGCACACGTAATTCGGGACATGCAAAATGCCCACAAAAACGCAGAACAAGCCTTCAACACTGGCAACTATCAAGGCTGCATCGACAACTACAACAAAGCCCTAAAACTTTCCCAATTACTCCCAGACAAAGAAGGATTTGATAAACGCAGATTTGAAGCTTCAATACACGCTGGCTTATCAGGAGCGCTGGGACGATTGGGCAAGCACATGGAAAGCTTCGCGGCAGCAAACATGGCACTTGTTTTCTATGAGGTATGCGGCGAAAACTACCCAGCGGACACGGGCAGATGGCTTATGGCACAGGTAAATCAGGGCACCGCGTTGGCGTCGCTTGGATGCTTACCTGCAGCATTAGAGGCGCTTTTGAAGGCAAAACAAATCTTTTCCGACAAGGGCTTGGATGCTACCCAGAATAAGGGTTGGCTGGAAATGGTTGACGGCAACATTGTAGCCATAAATGCTCAGTTGAAAAAGTAA
- a CDS encoding lipoate--protein ligase family protein, with the protein MDTWRYLPLQICTPQMNMAIDEAILNARVADKIPNTLRFYRWQPSAVSIGKNQNPTEQVYLENCKKLGVDVVRRISGGGAVYHDFEGEVTYSVVAKVSDLGSADVTSVYTKIYGAVYDALRLLGVPADYSSGDAKNCPNLAVDGKKISGSSQVITRGVVLQHGTLLRSVDIDKMFQLLQLKGASCTLASDIGRRKITSIQNELAHKISPDTVANAMAQGFKAILKIQLREDELTSEETSSAEKLKEKYTSEKWTVEGKV; encoded by the coding sequence ATGGATACTTGGCGTTATCTTCCCCTGCAAATCTGCACCCCACAGATGAACATGGCAATCGACGAAGCCATCCTAAACGCCCGCGTCGCCGACAAAATCCCAAACACACTACGGTTTTACCGCTGGCAACCCAGCGCCGTGAGCATCGGCAAAAACCAAAACCCAACCGAGCAAGTCTACCTTGAAAATTGCAAAAAATTGGGCGTGGACGTTGTTAGGCGTATCAGCGGCGGCGGAGCAGTCTATCACGATTTTGAGGGCGAAGTCACCTACAGTGTGGTTGCCAAGGTGTCTGATTTAGGCTCAGCCGATGTCACCAGTGTTTACACTAAAATTTATGGTGCCGTTTATGATGCATTGCGGCTTTTGGGGGTTCCTGCAGACTACAGCAGCGGAGACGCAAAAAACTGCCCCAACCTTGCCGTAGATGGCAAAAAAATCAGCGGCAGCAGTCAAGTCATCACCCGCGGCGTCGTCCTTCAGCACGGCACGCTACTGCGCAGCGTGGACATAGATAAAATGTTTCAGCTTCTCCAACTCAAAGGCGCCTCCTGCACCTTAGCATCAGACATTGGCAGGCGCAAAATCACCAGCATCCAAAACGAACTCGCCCACAAAATTTCACCCGACACTGTTGCAAACGCGATGGCTCAGGGTTTTAAGGCAATCCTGAAAATCCAGCTCCGCGAAGATGAACTCACATCCGAAGAGACCTCGTCAGCGGAGAAACTCAAAGAAAAGTATACGTCTGAAAAGTGGACTGTTGAAGGGAAAGTTTAG
- the cysS gene encoding cysteine--tRNA ligase — protein sequence MTSTQPSICLFNTLTRTKEALSPIETGKVKLYTCGPTVYDYAHIGNFRAFLFEDLLKRWLRFRGFKVIHVMNLTDVDDKTIKGSQKQGIPLRQFTEMYGNAFFEDIKALNIEPADVYPRATDHIPEMVTLIKTLLAKGVAYKGEDNSIYFSVCKFPEYGKLSHIKVCELKAGARVCQDEYAKEEAQDFALWKAWTPDDGDVYWETELGKGRPGWHIECSAMSMKYLGETFDIHCGGVDNMFPHHENEIAQSEAATGKPFVHYWMHNEHLQVEGKKMSKRFGNFYTLRDLLAKGYDPIAIRYLLMSTHYRQQFNFTFEGLEAAKGAVERLRNFVRRLHDTDGKGSDGAVATQNSKVLACFGGAMDDDLNIAIALASLFDYVREINLLMDAGKVSKAEATEVVELMMRFDSVLGVIGKIEVEALPSDIDALVQKREEARKSKNWKEADAIRAQLKAMGIVLEDTAQGVRWHKE from the coding sequence GTGACCTCCACCCAACCAAGCATCTGCCTTTTCAACACCTTAACACGCACAAAAGAAGCCTTATCGCCCATAGAAACAGGCAAAGTTAAACTGTACACTTGTGGACCAACCGTTTACGACTACGCACACATCGGCAACTTCCGCGCTTTCCTCTTTGAGGACTTGCTGAAGCGTTGGCTGAGGTTCCGCGGCTTCAAAGTCATTCATGTAATGAACCTTACCGATGTAGACGACAAAACAATTAAGGGCAGCCAGAAACAGGGTATCCCACTTAGGCAGTTTACGGAGATGTATGGGAACGCGTTTTTTGAAGATATAAAAGCGCTAAACATTGAACCCGCAGACGTTTACCCCAGAGCCACAGACCACATCCCCGAAATGGTCACACTCATCAAGACCCTGCTGGCAAAAGGCGTCGCGTACAAGGGCGAGGATAACTCCATTTACTTTAGTGTCTGCAAATTCCCAGAGTACGGTAAACTAAGCCACATTAAAGTCTGCGAACTCAAAGCAGGAGCCCGCGTATGCCAAGACGAGTACGCCAAAGAAGAAGCCCAAGACTTCGCACTCTGGAAAGCATGGACACCAGACGACGGCGACGTTTATTGGGAAACCGAGTTGGGCAAGGGCAGACCAGGCTGGCACATTGAATGCTCGGCGATGAGTATGAAGTATCTGGGTGAAACCTTTGACATTCACTGCGGAGGAGTCGACAACATGTTTCCGCATCACGAAAATGAAATTGCGCAGTCCGAAGCCGCCACGGGCAAACCCTTTGTGCATTATTGGATGCATAATGAGCACTTGCAGGTAGAGGGTAAAAAAATGAGCAAACGCTTCGGAAACTTCTACACACTGCGCGACCTCCTCGCAAAAGGGTATGACCCCATCGCAATCCGCTACCTCCTGATGTCCACACATTACCGCCAACAATTCAACTTCACCTTCGAAGGCTTAGAAGCAGCCAAAGGCGCAGTTGAGCGACTAAGAAATTTTGTGCGACGCCTACATGACACGGACGGCAAGGGTAGCGACGGCGCAGTTGCAACGCAGAACAGCAAAGTTTTAGCGTGTTTTGGCGGTGCTATGGATGATGACCTCAACATTGCCATTGCGTTGGCGTCGTTGTTTGATTATGTGCGGGAAATTAACTTGCTCATGGATGCGGGAAAAGTTAGCAAGGCAGAAGCCACAGAAGTTGTTGAGTTAATGATGCGGTTTGATTCGGTGCTGGGCGTAATTGGCAAAATTGAGGTCGAAGCATTGCCAAGTGACATAGATGCACTGGTGCAGAAGCGTGAGGAAGCCCGCAAAAGCAAAAACTGGAAAGAAGCCGACGCAATCCGCGCACAACTCAAAGCCATGGGCATCGTACTCGAAGACACTGCACAAGGCGTAAGGTGGCACAAAGAGTAA
- a CDS encoding cache domain-containing protein, producing the protein MRKSELVSIILVVALIASVITNVYFANQNLTLNNQTAAQARVDMTTTLTQAQVNITAELEHIGTSLVYASNQLSAAGLTGDQTDAILSDLASNSSFIINAATVNLDNTIVAVAPANWSYIIGRNVGEQTYYLNPVGEISPVMTPVVAVQSDLMANIVAAPIFNNQQQFIGTVSVIFNPHVLIGACASDALDGKPYELIGMQLDGLMIYDSDPEQQWRNMFTDPAYANFTELLALGHRVVAAPSGYGTYNFNLIGSTEVAHKECYWTTVAVFGQQ; encoded by the coding sequence ATGCGTAAATCTGAGCTTGTGTCAATAATTTTAGTTGTAGCCTTAATCGCCTCAGTGATTACCAATGTCTACTTTGCAAACCAAAACCTAACCCTAAACAATCAAACCGCTGCACAGGCAAGAGTCGACATGACCACCACCTTAACACAAGCCCAAGTAAACATAACCGCAGAGTTAGAACACATTGGCACAAGTTTGGTTTATGCCTCAAACCAGCTATCCGCTGCAGGTTTAACGGGTGACCAAACTGACGCAATTTTGTCTGACTTGGCATCTAACAGTTCCTTTATAATTAATGCGGCAACCGTGAATTTGGATAACACAATCGTGGCTGTTGCACCTGCCAACTGGAGCTACATAATAGGCAGAAACGTGGGCGAACAAACTTACTACTTAAATCCCGTTGGTGAAATTTCGCCTGTGATGACGCCAGTTGTAGCCGTACAGTCGGATTTGATGGCTAACATTGTTGCTGCTCCCATCTTTAACAATCAACAACAATTTATTGGCACAGTTTCTGTAATCTTTAATCCGCACGTTCTTATCGGTGCCTGTGCTTCTGATGCATTGGACGGTAAACCTTACGAGTTAATCGGTATGCAACTTGACGGCTTGATGATTTATGATTCCGACCCTGAGCAGCAGTGGCGCAACATGTTCACTGACCCTGCTTACGCCAACTTTACGGAGCTTTTAGCGCTTGGACACCGAGTCGTGGCTGCCCCGTCAGGGTATGGCACATACAACTTCAACTTAATTGGCTCCACAGAGGTTGCTCACAAGGAATGTTACTGGACAACTGTTGCAGTTTTTGGGCAGCAATGA
- a CDS encoding CHASE domain-containing protein, with the protein MSKFKLVAIILAVALIASVIANVYLVTQTSPNQSTNDTVRVGMVDTINQIQVQADAEIDRMGQSLIYASEQLTTSGLTGTQADTILSALAANSTFIVDAGTQNLDRIMVAVQPPEYNSIIGMDVGEQKWLNPNPLSAITPVMTPVIPMVENFSGVAIAAPVFDSNRDLIGVVSVIFDPQVLLDAVISEVTQDPQYEFTVMQPNGLMMFDSNPDAQGKNLFTNSEFADNTDIINVGHQIAQDSAGYSTYATGDDQQKQCYWNTISNYGGEWRLIIHHIL; encoded by the coding sequence ATGAGTAAATTTAAACTTGTAGCAATAATTTTGGCTGTAGCACTAATTGCATCAGTAATTGCCAATGTTTATCTGGTAACTCAAACTTCGCCTAATCAATCAACAAACGATACAGTCAGAGTCGGAATGGTCGACACAATCAATCAAATACAAGTTCAAGCCGACGCAGAAATAGACCGCATGGGACAAAGCCTAATCTACGCATCCGAACAACTTACCACATCAGGATTAACAGGTACCCAAGCAGACACAATCCTTAGCGCTTTAGCAGCAAATAGCACGTTTATTGTTGATGCAGGGACACAAAACTTAGACCGCATAATGGTCGCAGTACAACCCCCAGAATACAATAGCATAATAGGCATGGATGTCGGCGAACAAAAATGGTTAAACCCCAATCCTCTCAGTGCAATCACGCCAGTAATGACGCCAGTTATACCGATGGTTGAAAACTTTAGTGGTGTAGCAATAGCCGCGCCAGTCTTTGACAGCAACAGAGACCTAATTGGCGTAGTAAGCGTAATCTTTGACCCACAAGTACTTCTAGATGCAGTAATCTCTGAGGTAACTCAAGACCCGCAATACGAATTCACAGTCATGCAACCAAACGGGTTAATGATGTTTGATTCAAACCCCGATGCACAAGGCAAAAACCTCTTCACAAACTCAGAATTCGCAGACAACACTGACATCATAAATGTAGGACACCAAATCGCACAAGACAGCGCTGGATATAGCACATATGCAACTGGTGATGACCAGCAAAAACAGTGCTACTGGAACACAATTAGCAACTACGGCGGCGAATGGCGGCTGATAATCCACCATATCCTCTAA
- a CDS encoding Lrp/AsnC ligand binding domain-containing protein, whose translation MENRSQKYLVLVKLNPSKTNAFFEGLNSISENPMEGVKVSASYNVFGDWDIAIWFEADSNENAVHFVGDKIRTLDGVTNTATMPATRIRPNMM comes from the coding sequence ATGGAAAATCGTTCGCAGAAATACCTTGTTTTAGTGAAGCTGAACCCTTCAAAAACTAATGCTTTCTTTGAGGGCCTAAACAGCATATCTGAGAACCCAATGGAAGGCGTAAAAGTCAGCGCATCCTACAATGTTTTTGGAGACTGGGACATCGCAATTTGGTTTGAAGCAGACAGCAATGAAAACGCAGTTCATTTTGTAGGCGACAAAATACGCACACTAGACGGCGTAACCAACACTGCAACCATGCCAGCAACAAGAATCAGACCCAATATGATGTAG
- a CDS encoding inositol-3-phosphate synthase has product MAQVKVALVGVGNCASALVQGLQFYSKTSDFTGLRNPTLANMAPSDIEVVAAFDVDERKVGLDLSEAVFAAPNNTPKITSIPKLNVPVNKGPLLDGVGDSTKPLIKISPIPDANITEILKQTGAEILINLIPSGAAKATEYYAQAALDAKCAFVNTTPTFIASNPEWAKKFEDANLPLVGDDLVDQVGSTALHKTLLKLLSDNGVKIVETYQLDVGGGTESVDTMDRTRDQKRIIKTESVASALSYKTEVVAGSTDYVDFLQNKRDSYFWIVGTYFGNTPMKIDLKFQTVDAPNAGSVLFDVIRAVKLALTKNAGGAIEAVCAYGFKRPPKLVSMQTAEAEFSKFVD; this is encoded by the coding sequence ATGGCTCAAGTTAAAGTTGCATTAGTCGGCGTTGGAAACTGCGCTTCTGCGTTAGTGCAGGGACTGCAGTTTTATAGCAAAACCAGCGATTTCACAGGCTTACGAAATCCTACATTGGCAAATATGGCGCCAAGCGACATAGAAGTTGTCGCCGCCTTTGATGTGGATGAGAGAAAAGTTGGTTTAGACCTCTCTGAGGCAGTTTTCGCAGCACCCAACAATACCCCAAAAATCACCAGTATCCCCAAACTCAACGTCCCAGTAAACAAGGGTCCACTTCTTGACGGAGTTGGCGATTCCACCAAACCCCTAATCAAAATCAGCCCAATCCCAGACGCAAACATAACAGAAATCCTAAAACAAACAGGCGCAGAAATCCTAATTAATCTGATTCCAAGCGGCGCCGCCAAAGCCACCGAATACTACGCGCAGGCAGCCTTGGATGCTAAATGTGCTTTTGTTAACACTACACCAACCTTTATCGCAAGCAATCCTGAATGGGCGAAAAAGTTTGAAGACGCAAACCTGCCCCTTGTCGGCGATGACCTTGTCGACCAAGTTGGCTCAACCGCGCTGCACAAAACCCTGCTTAAACTGCTAAGTGATAATGGAGTAAAAATCGTGGAAACCTACCAGCTTGACGTTGGAGGCGGAACCGAATCCGTTGACACCATGGACCGCACACGCGACCAAAAACGCATCATCAAAACCGAATCCGTTGCCTCAGCGCTATCATACAAAACCGAAGTAGTCGCAGGCTCAACAGATTATGTAGATTTTCTGCAAAACAAACGAGACAGCTACTTCTGGATAGTAGGCACTTACTTTGGCAATACACCAATGAAAATTGACCTAAAATTCCAAACCGTAGACGCACCAAACGCGGGCTCAGTGCTTTTTGACGTGATTCGCGCGGTGAAACTGGCGTTAACCAAAAACGCAGGCGGCGCAATCGAAGCAGTTTGCGCATACGGGTTTAAGCGTCCACCAAAACTGGTTTCTATGCAGACTGCAGAAGCAGAATTTTCAAAGTTCGTAGATTAA
- a CDS encoding SIR2 family protein, with protein sequence MELSEVIREMQKKPTSLFYGAGVCVSCGGPNGEQLLTALKKQYVESKAADFFSFMQDTIDFDNFNRNEIESKIKQSLSLISPLEMHKYLFSMPWRAVITTNYDNLPNLITKSLDARRLIVPVVNPEVDYPIDPSKPDVLYCFKLLGDINYTFAHGGWMVLSSNDLKIAFDRRSIFFKMFHSLSSSGSIIYLGYSFKDNLVFDLLQEMRFVLKAIPWKSYAIMPDKPDEPVLKKMEKLGITWVKGSVEDFVKTAVSIFGLVPVSAASIVNQFNVHNIPMQLDRATVDNTWRKFRIFDVTMLEPFSKDYKHFFEGHDQSFYPFVANWDFKRKIKRTDFSNNQLKEFDTETFNKRTQDGNSSHNIVVSLVGTAGSGKTVVANRIAFDWYRSGNPVIFIDPETQTLDKLALDGLLDEIWEKYRSEITKTKLPNPAPLRFLLVADDCGALLEQLIETSGHLKGVGKPVDILLVTRITDLSIAKIKRANVDLILSVDDTVRRDEWGDFINHFGDLDVLNRELLSLNLADKTINTSFFALIFTTVKGVQKSLEDIITDELLTLDEPSRVTYSIVSLLQSQILTPPVSLTLSASRQNKDWLDAELEKGRLGGVLQYRSGEYEIVTANRVVADIIARHTFKTSDQLYNTLRNIVKSVNLGNKLEMTLLHLLLTERLRGELGTHLKPQEKLELLKNAVSTVRSRPLLLHLAMLQVRSDKPELAAETLREAMSAHIPDFDEPEEHVIDVKGRLELKLGEVAIKDKDKSKAWDHFEKAQNYFYDAQISPSATPHPYQGLGKTYVNKAKIADDDETRWCYLLLAMQECVYTEKYLGVNRNFGLSSLKKEVLELLYSMKLDEEKISRIRAQVGKGAAFAFLAEEAIRLENYPKAIIYVAKGLKEDPSLLWLIRLNVYLIKKQNPEDNQKISIALQDYVRLADKRFDVPLSFELAMCTFKNSDYKTASALFKELEERTKDHPMRLTQSPENRWNERGELKEILGILIDPPTYGKYGKIECTSLHGYRGPLQVRRQDIEGTFHGGERVSFGIIFNMVGPQATRVRRYS encoded by the coding sequence TTGGAGCTTTCAGAAGTTATTAGAGAGATGCAAAAGAAACCAACTAGTCTTTTTTATGGTGCTGGAGTTTGTGTAAGTTGCGGTGGCCCCAATGGCGAGCAATTATTAACCGCCCTTAAAAAACAGTATGTTGAAAGTAAGGCTGCTGATTTCTTCAGTTTTATGCAAGATACTATTGATTTTGATAATTTTAATAGAAATGAAATAGAGTCGAAAATAAAACAGAGCTTATCTCTTATTTCTCCTCTGGAGATGCACAAATATCTTTTTTCAATGCCTTGGCGGGCTGTTATTACTACTAATTATGACAATTTACCAAATTTGATTACAAAAAGTTTAGACGCTAGGCGGCTAATTGTACCAGTTGTTAATCCAGAAGTTGATTATCCAATAGATCCGAGCAAACCAGATGTCTTATACTGCTTTAAACTTCTTGGGGACATCAATTATACCTTCGCGCATGGCGGTTGGATGGTCTTATCGTCCAATGATCTCAAAATAGCATTTGACAGGCGGTCTATATTTTTTAAAATGTTCCATAGCCTCTCTTCTTCAGGAAGTATTATTTATCTTGGTTACTCATTCAAAGATAATCTTGTTTTTGACCTGTTGCAAGAAATGAGATTCGTTTTAAAGGCAATACCTTGGAAAAGTTATGCAATAATGCCTGACAAACCAGACGAACCTGTTTTAAAGAAAATGGAAAAGCTCGGAATCACTTGGGTTAAGGGTAGTGTTGAAGATTTTGTAAAAACCGCAGTTTCAATTTTTGGTCTTGTACCTGTTAGTGCTGCTTCAATAGTAAATCAGTTTAACGTTCATAATATTCCTATGCAACTAGACAGGGCAACTGTAGATAATACTTGGCGAAAATTCAGAATCTTTGACGTAACAATGCTCGAACCTTTTTCCAAGGATTATAAACACTTCTTTGAAGGGCATGACCAATCTTTTTATCCTTTTGTGGCAAATTGGGATTTTAAAAGAAAAATAAAAAGAACAGATTTTTCAAATAACCAATTAAAAGAGTTTGATACGGAAACTTTCAATAAACGTACTCAAGATGGCAATTCCTCCCATAATATTGTTGTTTCATTAGTGGGTACTGCTGGGTCTGGTAAAACAGTTGTCGCTAATCGAATTGCATTTGATTGGTATCGAAGTGGAAACCCGGTGATTTTTATAGACCCCGAAACACAAACACTTGATAAACTTGCGCTAGATGGTTTACTTGATGAAATATGGGAAAAATACCGAAGTGAAATAACAAAAACTAAACTCCCAAATCCTGCCCCTTTAAGATTTCTTTTAGTTGCCGATGATTGTGGTGCTTTGTTAGAACAACTCATAGAAACAAGTGGTCACTTAAAAGGGGTTGGTAAGCCCGTTGATATTTTGTTGGTTACTCGAATCACCGATCTTTCAATTGCTAAAATAAAAAGAGCCAATGTTGACTTGATTTTGTCAGTTGATGATACAGTTAGGCGTGACGAATGGGGTGATTTTATTAATCATTTCGGTGATTTAGATGTTTTGAATAGAGAATTGTTGTCATTAAATCTAGCTGATAAAACCATAAACACATCCTTTTTTGCTTTAATTTTTACTACCGTGAAAGGGGTGCAAAAATCCCTAGAAGACATAATTACTGATGAGTTATTAACTTTGGACGAACCTTCTCGAGTGACCTATTCGATTGTGTCTTTACTCCAATCTCAAATATTAACGCCACCAGTAAGTTTAACATTATCAGCGAGTCGACAAAATAAAGATTGGTTAGATGCAGAGCTAGAAAAGGGGCGCTTAGGTGGCGTTTTACAATATCGATCCGGGGAATATGAGATAGTAACTGCAAATAGAGTTGTTGCCGATATAATAGCTCGCCATACTTTCAAAACTTCAGATCAACTATATAACACCTTGAGAAATATTGTAAAGTCAGTCAATTTAGGAAACAAATTGGAAATGACCTTACTTCACCTGCTATTAACCGAGCGGTTACGAGGCGAACTTGGAACACACCTAAAGCCTCAAGAAAAATTAGAGTTATTAAAAAACGCAGTCAGTACAGTACGTTCTAGACCCCTTTTGCTTCATCTTGCTATGCTTCAGGTACGCTCCGATAAACCAGAATTGGCGGCTGAAACTTTGAGAGAAGCTATGTCTGCCCATATCCCTGATTTTGACGAGCCTGAAGAGCATGTTATAGATGTCAAAGGAAGATTAGAACTCAAATTGGGCGAAGTAGCCATCAAGGATAAAGATAAATCTAAAGCATGGGACCATTTTGAAAAAGCTCAAAATTATTTCTATGATGCCCAAATAAGCCCTTCAGCGACACCACATCCATATCAAGGTTTAGGCAAGACTTATGTGAACAAAGCAAAGATAGCTGACGATGATGAAACTCGATGGTGTTACCTATTACTAGCTATGCAAGAATGTGTTTATACGGAAAAATATCTGGGTGTGAATAGGAATTTTGGGTTATCCTCTCTAAAAAAAGAAGTTTTAGAGCTACTCTATTCAATGAAGTTGGATGAGGAAAAAATTAGCAGGATAAGGGCTCAAGTCGGTAAAGGGGCTGCTTTTGCATTTCTTGCAGAAGAGGCAATCAGACTTGAAAATTATCCAAAGGCAATCATTTATGTGGCAAAAGGGCTGAAAGAAGATCCATCTTTACTATGGCTAATTCGTTTAAATGTTTATTTAATTAAAAAACAAAACCCTGAAGATAATCAAAAAATATCAATCGCCTTACAAGATTATGTTAGATTAGCCGATAAAAGATTTGATGTCCCATTATCTTTCGAACTTGCAATGTGTACTTTTAAAAATAGTGATTACAAGACGGCTTCAGCATTGTTTAAGGAACTTGAAGAACGCACTAAAGACCACCCAATGAGATTAACACAGAGTCCTGAAAATCGGTGGAATGAAAGAGGGGAACTAAAAGAAATTTTGGGGATTCTAATTGATCCTCCTACATATGGGAAATATGGCAAAATTGAATGTACCTCATTACACGGCTATCGTGGTCCCCTACAAGTTAGACGACAGGACATTGAGGGAACTTTTCACGGAGGAGAGCGAGTTTCATTTGGCATAATTTTTAACATGGTTGGTCCACAGGCAACAAGGGTCAGACGATATTCTTAA